TCGGGTTCGACGTCGTTTTTACGAATGGAGAACCAGTCGTCTTCGCCATCCTGTCACGCGACGGTGTCGAGCTCAGCCTCACGTCAGCGCAACCTGACCGCGTGGGTAAAAGTGCCGTTTACCTGAAGCTCGAGGGAGTCGACCAGCTCTACGAGAGGCTGCGTTCTCTCGATGTCGAGATGATTCACACGCTC
Above is a genomic segment from Planctomycetota bacterium containing:
- a CDS encoding VOC family protein, whose product is MPSLAVNDLSRATRWYEESLGFDVVFTNGEPVVFAILSRDGVELSLTSAQPDRVGKSAVYLKLEGVDQLYERLRSLDVEMIHTLTDEPYGMRECLFEDLDGNQINLGEPIGSG